The following are from one region of the Verrucomicrobiaceae bacterium genome:
- a CDS encoding carboxypeptidase regulatory-like domain-containing protein, translated as MNPFYTFIHTWLIGGLTYPALTFLLSAALKSSAIVVFTLGLTVVMRRKPALARLWAWRACVASLLGVLLWGLAPSWLDSWRMDVHVYPTRLMSQTVKQAQSLDILGNETATQPPVILPLAPLLAYRDANEIAVPLTAMRKGWMIEIEERVFHVWWSVALLLLAWRVFRAMCGHFWLRRHSEEFLNGTEHRLVRGLMSPVVTGWRKAQIWLPTEAAQWHVAKLRAVVLHEMAHHARHDATWQWLGWFTTAVWWWNPLAWLALSRLTAEAELSADESALQQNITATDYAQVLVEIAAGSELGTPAAGVAMLGRGGVKNRVKSLLRGVGRSSVFDFKARFALLLVGFAAVMAAGVEVRHVYQKEKPTDPLTEAEKALVERALAILETQVTKLARVHVKLTESWSVEGKEPKSSPRPSVIEAWVDAPAKQSRAEYRPRVTEWNAGAAPWYIKDETEATDGLRGWSYEGTETDEVRFSKDPSFAFFSFWESGSNSRELLISLQQMKSSGSKKFSLSSFLIRETEGRIQIERRASQHPKNELWEIDTEKRGLVLYRETFPNRPEPYSSEWSVLAWGSLNDGTPYPARREQKNHSSDGLDTYTRQVNSIETIPSIPPVMLAPPEKADSHFVSKDGVHRHGEWLEARFVHAKTGKSVPEVKVHFAINQAERTELISDANGVLRLPLPKDEVRYLRYWGMKPGFVMQSVQWRRYGDPLNLPETYETKLFPAGKPIGGIIADVAGKPVQGAKVFIFHTGGERTWGVFADIHANTDRYTATDAQGKWSMKGFPEDLSGLSIRVEHPKYKRVSIGYEMASGQPLESLRDGTSRIVLKSDGLEVGGVISDTNGKPIPNCSVTITEDKNGRFDEPNAKTDATGRFAVLMHEAGKEWFTFEAPGFAPQMVELDVNAESVKRLVVVTLQPAAVFKAKVVNEAGKPMSGVRMIADRWQEKRTLWFEGVTDVEGRLEWAGAPPDTVKWTLLSSDRVLRDLPLVAGAKEHTVVLRPALRFTGTVVDVETGLPLNTFQVTPGDSGRNSSDIYWLDRDIQTFHDGQFTLDSEWMRFEHKLRISAEGYEPFETALFTPRQQTEALTVKLSKLK; from the coding sequence ATGAACCCCTTCTACACTTTCATCCACACTTGGCTGATCGGCGGCCTCACTTATCCGGCACTGACTTTCCTGCTCAGCGCTGCACTGAAAAGCAGCGCCATCGTGGTCTTCACTCTCGGCCTCACCGTCGTGATGCGGCGTAAGCCCGCGCTCGCTCGGCTTTGGGCATGGCGTGCCTGTGTCGCTTCCTTGCTCGGCGTGTTGCTCTGGGGCCTAGCTCCATCATGGCTAGATTCTTGGCGCATGGATGTGCATGTCTATCCGACACGCCTGATGTCGCAGACGGTCAAACAAGCGCAATCCCTCGACATCTTGGGCAACGAGACAGCGACACAGCCGCCGGTCATTTTGCCGCTGGCACCGCTGCTCGCGTATCGTGATGCAAACGAGATAGCCGTGCCGCTCACGGCGATGCGGAAAGGCTGGATGATCGAGATCGAGGAACGTGTCTTCCACGTCTGGTGGAGCGTGGCGTTGCTCCTGCTCGCGTGGCGGGTGTTTCGGGCTATGTGCGGCCATTTTTGGCTGCGGCGGCATTCAGAGGAGTTCTTGAATGGCACGGAGCATCGATTGGTGCGCGGATTGATGTCACCTGTGGTTACAGGCTGGCGAAAAGCACAAATTTGGCTGCCAACTGAAGCGGCGCAGTGGCATGTGGCGAAACTGCGTGCCGTAGTCCTGCATGAGATGGCGCATCACGCACGGCATGATGCCACGTGGCAGTGGCTCGGCTGGTTCACCACCGCTGTTTGGTGGTGGAATCCGCTCGCTTGGCTAGCACTGAGCCGCCTGACTGCCGAGGCCGAGCTGAGCGCGGATGAGAGTGCATTACAGCAAAACATAACCGCCACGGATTACGCTCAGGTACTGGTAGAGATTGCTGCTGGCAGTGAGCTGGGAACACCTGCGGCCGGTGTGGCTATGCTGGGACGCGGAGGCGTAAAAAATCGCGTAAAGTCGCTTTTGCGCGGCGTGGGCCGATCCAGCGTTTTTGACTTCAAAGCCCGATTTGCTCTTCTTTTGGTCGGATTCGCCGCTGTGATGGCCGCAGGCGTGGAAGTGCGGCATGTTTATCAGAAGGAAAAACCAACCGATCCGCTCACGGAGGCAGAAAAAGCCCTCGTCGAGCGTGCGCTGGCCATTCTGGAGACTCAAGTAACAAAACTCGCCCGCGTGCATGTGAAGCTCACTGAGTCCTGGAGCGTCGAAGGCAAAGAACCGAAAAGCAGCCCACGTCCCAGCGTGATCGAGGCATGGGTGGATGCGCCAGCCAAGCAATCTCGGGCAGAATATCGCCCCCGCGTCACTGAATGGAATGCGGGTGCTGCTCCCTGGTATATCAAAGACGAAACCGAGGCCACGGATGGCCTGCGAGGCTGGAGCTATGAAGGCACTGAAACCGATGAAGTTCGCTTCAGCAAAGATCCCAGCTTTGCATTTTTCTCGTTTTGGGAGAGCGGTTCAAATAGCCGCGAGCTGTTGATCTCCTTGCAGCAAATGAAGTCCAGCGGCAGCAAAAAATTTTCTCTTTCGAGCTTTCTCATTCGCGAAACAGAAGGTCGCATCCAGATCGAACGCAGAGCCAGCCAGCATCCCAAAAACGAGCTTTGGGAAATCGACACGGAAAAGCGTGGGCTGGTTCTGTATCGTGAAACATTCCCCAATCGCCCCGAGCCGTATTCAAGTGAATGGTCGGTTCTCGCGTGGGGATCGCTAAATGACGGCACGCCTTATCCTGCCCGCAGAGAGCAAAAAAATCACTCTAGCGATGGTTTGGACACCTACACGCGACAGGTGAATTCGATCGAGACGATTCCTAGCATTCCGCCTGTGATGCTGGCTCCTCCCGAGAAAGCAGACTCACACTTTGTCTCCAAAGACGGTGTGCACCGACACGGCGAGTGGCTGGAAGCGCGGTTTGTTCATGCGAAGACGGGAAAATCGGTGCCGGAGGTGAAGGTGCATTTTGCTATTAACCAAGCAGAGCGCACCGAGCTTATCAGCGATGCCAATGGCGTGCTGCGCCTCCCGCTCCCGAAGGATGAAGTCAGATATTTGCGCTACTGGGGCATGAAGCCGGGTTTTGTGATGCAGTCCGTGCAATGGCGTCGCTACGGCGATCCGCTGAATCTGCCGGAAACCTATGAAACGAAGCTCTTTCCGGCCGGGAAGCCGATTGGGGGCATAATTGCCGATGTAGCGGGCAAGCCGGTACAGGGAGCCAAAGTATTCATCTTTCACACTGGCGGTGAAAGGACTTGGGGCGTCTTTGCGGACATTCATGCAAACACGGATCGCTACACTGCCACAGATGCGCAGGGGAAATGGTCGATGAAAGGATTCCCGGAGGATTTGAGCGGATTGAGCATTCGGGTGGAGCATCCGAAATACAAGCGGGTATCCATCGGCTATGAAATGGCGAGCGGTCAGCCTTTGGAATCGCTGCGGGATGGCACCAGTCGCATTGTCTTGAAATCCGATGGCCTAGAAGTGGGCGGCGTGATCTCGGATACGAATGGTAAGCCGATTCCGAACTGCTCGGTGACTATCACGGAAGACAAAAATGGCCGCTTTGATGAGCCAAACGCGAAAACCGATGCCACTGGCCGTTTCGCGGTGCTGATGCACGAGGCCGGTAAAGAGTGGTTCACCTTCGAGGCACCCGGATTTGCACCGCAGATGGTGGAGCTCGATGTGAATGCCGAGTCGGTGAAAAGACTGGTGGTGGTCACGTTGCAGCCCGCTGCGGTTTTCAAAGCCAAGGTGGTCAATGAGGCCGGCAAGCCGATGTCTGGCGTGCGCATGATCGCGGATCGCTGGCAAGAGAAGCGCACGCTATGGTTTGAGGGCGTTACCGATGTTGAAGGCCGCCTAGAATGGGCTGGAGCACCACCGGATACCGTGAAGTGGACTTTGCTGAGTTCGGATCGAGTGCTGCGTGACCTGCCGCTCGTCGCTGGTGCCAAGGAGCACACGGTGGTGCTGCGTCCGGCGCTGCGTTTCACTGGCACGGTGGTGGATGTAGAGACGGGACTGCCGCTGAATACCTTCCAAGTCACTCCCGGCGACTCCGGGCGGAACTCGTCGGACATTTATTGGCTGGATCGGGATATACAGACCTTCCATGATGGACAATTCACGCTCGATAGCGAGTGGATGCGCTTTGAGCACAAGCTGCGCATCAGCGCGGAGGGCTATGAGCCGTTTGAGACAGCGCTTTTCACGCCACGGCAGCAGACAGAGGCGCTGACGGTAAAATTATCCAAGCTCAAGTGA
- a CDS encoding L,D-transpeptidase — MQSPSLSVLRLLAAAAVAAAALTSCSSPQIGEDVTAQGYWIGDRVSGSPKIVIDLSRQIVRYYKGGTLVGAAPISSGREGHGTVRGTYRIMEKDADHRSSLYGSFVTPDGRIVESDVDVRSDVPPPGTRFLGASMRSFMRVTGAIGMHEGYLPGYPASHGCIRLPSRMAAIFYHATPHGTPVEIIGDPPDGHLTTYLPVPQKLRPEDIVLAPSDDSTAHLARGRVALGEPAPPPAPKKTQIAATKPDTTTTNTPSIWSGLLGGTTSSEAKEKTAPASPTGTRYLGSPDPKPISIASAPATPRFGTIPPPPPKAAAPAPLPAAAPEPQLITYKPLASLASQSGSSSSSTWFGSPQKTTPKAPKPAKVPKVTVKKAIPAPRGQTYFLPGYN, encoded by the coding sequence ATGCAGTCCCCCTCCCTTTCCGTCTTGCGCCTCCTCGCTGCCGCCGCAGTCGCCGCCGCCGCGCTCACTTCCTGCTCATCGCCACAGATCGGCGAGGACGTCACCGCCCAGGGATACTGGATCGGCGACCGCGTCAGTGGCAGCCCCAAGATCGTCATCGACCTGAGTCGCCAAATCGTCCGCTACTACAAAGGTGGCACCCTCGTCGGCGCGGCACCCATTTCATCCGGGCGGGAGGGGCACGGCACCGTCCGAGGCACCTATCGCATCATGGAAAAGGACGCCGATCACCGCTCCTCACTCTACGGCTCCTTTGTCACACCAGATGGACGCATCGTGGAGAGTGATGTCGATGTGCGCAGCGATGTACCACCTCCAGGCACCCGCTTTCTCGGTGCCAGCATGCGCAGCTTCATGCGTGTCACAGGAGCCATCGGCATGCATGAGGGCTACCTACCCGGTTATCCGGCCTCCCATGGCTGCATCCGCCTGCCCTCACGAATGGCCGCCATTTTTTACCATGCCACACCTCATGGCACCCCAGTGGAGATCATCGGCGATCCACCAGACGGCCATCTCACCACCTACCTGCCCGTCCCCCAAAAACTACGGCCAGAAGACATCGTCCTCGCGCCCAGCGATGATAGCACAGCCCATCTAGCCCGCGGCCGAGTCGCACTCGGAGAGCCCGCACCACCACCCGCGCCGAAAAAGACCCAAATCGCAGCCACCAAGCCCGACACCACCACCACCAACACCCCCTCCATCTGGAGTGGCCTCCTCGGAGGCACCACCTCCTCCGAAGCAAAAGAAAAAACTGCGCCAGCCAGCCCTACAGGCACACGCTACCTTGGAAGCCCAGATCCCAAGCCGATCAGCATAGCCTCCGCACCAGCCACGCCGCGATTCGGCACAATTCCCCCTCCACCACCAAAAGCCGCCGCCCCAGCCCCACTCCCAGCAGCAGCCCCCGAGCCGCAGCTCATCACCTACAAGCCGCTCGCCAGTCTCGCATCCCAATCCGGCTCCAGCAGCAGTTCCACCTGGTTCGGCAGCCCCCAAAAGACCACTCCGAAAGCCCCCAAGCCCGCCAAAGTCCCCAAAGTCACCGTCAAAAAAGCCATTCCCGCCCCACGCGGACAGACCTACTTCCTCCCTGGCTACAACTGA
- a CDS encoding SDR family oxidoreductase, which yields MKVLVTGGAGFIGSHITEALCRRGASVIVLDNLSLGNAANLAWKQPGDQIDLVEGDIRDTALLAKLMPGVDWVFHQGALPSVPRSVASPHESNDHNLQGTLNVLIAARDANVKRLMFASSSSIYGNSDAPAKVETLPPAPLSPYALQKYGGERYAQLFYQLYGFETVALRYFNIFGPRQAFDSPYSGVIAKFCTLMLQGKAPIIFGDGSQGRDFTYVTNAVSANLLAAEAPAEKAAGKIFNVATGRSIGLLKLVEDLNALTGQQLKPEFHPARMGDILHSLADIRAAHEALGYKVTVSWEEGLARTLEFYRQQG from the coding sequence ATGAAGGTACTCGTTACCGGCGGAGCCGGATTCATCGGTTCACACATCACAGAGGCGCTTTGCCGTCGCGGAGCTAGCGTTATCGTCCTGGACAATTTGAGCCTCGGAAATGCTGCAAATCTCGCCTGGAAGCAGCCAGGGGACCAGATCGACCTCGTCGAAGGAGACATCCGAGATACGGCACTGCTTGCGAAGCTCATGCCCGGTGTGGACTGGGTCTTTCACCAAGGTGCGCTGCCTTCCGTGCCACGCAGCGTAGCCTCGCCACATGAAAGCAATGACCACAACCTCCAAGGCACTCTCAATGTCCTGATCGCTGCCCGTGATGCTAATGTGAAGCGACTGATGTTTGCGTCCTCATCCTCCATTTACGGAAACTCCGACGCTCCAGCAAAAGTCGAGACACTACCGCCAGCACCACTGTCCCCGTATGCTTTGCAAAAATACGGAGGTGAGCGCTATGCCCAGCTTTTCTACCAGCTCTACGGCTTTGAGACCGTGGCGCTACGTTACTTCAACATCTTCGGTCCTCGGCAGGCCTTTGATTCGCCCTACTCCGGCGTGATCGCGAAATTTTGCACGCTGATGCTCCAGGGCAAAGCACCAATCATCTTCGGTGATGGCTCCCAAGGTCGCGACTTCACCTACGTGACAAATGCCGTGAGCGCGAACCTGCTCGCGGCCGAAGCTCCGGCGGAGAAAGCAGCGGGTAAGATCTTCAATGTAGCTACGGGCCGTAGCATTGGCCTTTTGAAGCTGGTCGAGGACCTCAATGCTCTGACTGGGCAGCAATTGAAGCCTGAATTCCATCCCGCACGCATGGGTGACATCCTACATTCACTGGCAGACATCCGCGCAGCACATGAGGCACTGGGCTACAAGGTCACAGTGAGCTGGGAAGAAGGCCTGGCACGCACCTTGGAGTTTTATCGCCAGCAAGGTTGA
- a CDS encoding nucleotide sugar dehydrogenase, with product MMSSTIGITGLGYVGLPLSLQFARSCSTVLGFYIDSVKTDALNAGESYILHIPAEAVKAQRNAGRFAATTDFARVQECEAIIICVPTPLAKHRDPDLTYVLNTGRAIAPHLLRGQLVVLESTTYPGTTDTELREILESGSGLKAGEDFHLAFSPEREDPGNPQSDVAHIPKIVGGLTPACREHALAVYGRAIQTLVPVESCRVAEAVKLTENIFRAVNIAMVNELKVVYAAMGIDIWDVIDAAKTKPFGFMPFYPGPGLGGHCIPIDPFYLTWKAREYGQETRFIELVGEINTAMPAYVIQRVAEALADTRQTIRGSRILMIGIAYKANVDDDRESPAYVLWEMLEKQGAVVAYHDPHVPVIRPSREHAHFAGRKSVELTADAITGYDLVLVATHHQAVDWSLIAQKAKIVVDSRNALGKAMKGQKHYYKA from the coding sequence ATGATGTCATCCACCATCGGCATCACCGGTCTCGGTTATGTGGGGCTGCCCCTTAGCCTCCAGTTCGCCCGTTCGTGTAGCACGGTGCTGGGTTTTTATATCGACAGCGTGAAGACGGACGCACTCAATGCAGGTGAAAGTTACATCCTGCACATCCCAGCAGAGGCGGTGAAGGCGCAGCGGAATGCGGGGCGTTTTGCGGCGACGACAGACTTCGCCCGCGTGCAGGAGTGCGAGGCGATTATCATCTGCGTGCCTACACCGCTGGCCAAGCATCGTGATCCTGACCTCACTTATGTTTTGAATACAGGCCGCGCCATCGCCCCGCACCTGCTGCGGGGACAGCTCGTAGTGCTGGAGTCCACGACCTATCCAGGCACCACGGATACAGAGTTGCGTGAGATTTTAGAGAGTGGAAGCGGCCTCAAGGCGGGGGAAGACTTTCACCTAGCCTTTTCACCCGAACGCGAAGATCCCGGTAATCCGCAAAGCGATGTAGCGCACATCCCAAAGATCGTCGGTGGGCTCACTCCAGCCTGCCGGGAGCATGCACTAGCGGTGTATGGCCGTGCGATTCAAACCCTGGTTCCCGTTGAAAGCTGCCGCGTAGCTGAAGCGGTTAAATTGACCGAGAACATCTTCCGCGCGGTCAACATCGCCATGGTGAACGAACTCAAGGTCGTCTATGCGGCCATGGGGATCGACATTTGGGATGTGATTGATGCGGCAAAGACGAAACCTTTTGGATTCATGCCTTTTTACCCCGGTCCAGGTCTGGGCGGGCACTGCATCCCCATCGATCCTTTCTACCTCACCTGGAAAGCCCGCGAGTACGGGCAGGAGACGCGTTTCATCGAGCTAGTGGGTGAAATCAACACCGCCATGCCGGCTTACGTCATCCAACGTGTAGCAGAGGCGCTGGCGGATACGCGGCAGACGATCCGTGGCAGCCGCATCCTCATGATCGGGATCGCCTACAAGGCGAATGTGGATGATGATCGCGAAAGCCCAGCCTACGTGCTGTGGGAAATGCTAGAGAAGCAAGGCGCAGTGGTCGCCTACCATGATCCGCATGTGCCCGTGATCAGACCCTCCCGCGAGCACGCTCACTTCGCAGGCCGCAAAAGCGTCGAATTGACCGCAGATGCCATTACCGGCTACGACCTTGTTTTGGTCGCGACGCACCATCAGGCGGTGGATTGGTCTTTGATCGCCCAAAAGGCCAAAATCGTGGTCGATAGCCGCAACGCACTCGGCAAGGCCATGAAAGGCCAAAAGCACTACTACAAAGCATGA